In Odontesthes bonariensis isolate fOdoBon6 chromosome 9, fOdoBon6.hap1, whole genome shotgun sequence, the following proteins share a genomic window:
- the LOC142388111 gene encoding uncharacterized protein LOC142388111, with protein MPEHCAAYCCSNRRTDANRGRGITFHKFPKDKEMRTKWELALRREEFTASEASVICSEHFKPKEFDRTGQIVRLRDGVVPSVFSFSVDLQKESVPESVKVKLSANEAFCSETKSILETLMKTAVDVLTEKSATMKQNPKSKSDFESILKMLALEATRKIGCIFSQLSSLLLAENLTLTARVGQLETELKATTESCENAKMWRENVLSGCPVLFKQSGMIFTLKPCGRFEMKMDNPSQGGSDSSPADAQVEAGHDSDGGEMMIEVTSSAEQDTAVDLTTTKPKNAQEAEVRSNAKVFACEVCNKSFNRQFHLRKHMNTHKEQRPFSCDQCPRKFRNTATFEYHLLRHEELKYATFECQLCEKSFKTKRCLKTHQLVHTDTRPFVCSTCGKGFKTKHSLQAHQVVHAVEKPHKCSQCWESFRYAITLQCHQSVHTGENPYKCAVCGKAFTRRRSLRTHQAVHRGKVYTCETCGAGFTLQQNLRRHIRIHTGEKPFACKVCGKSFMQDNRLKAHMLLHGATKAFMCDLCGKTFLYNCQLKKHQAVTHDDNNEPGVKRRTRERGNRRVVYRRDKTTVNMTPFGCRTCHKGFNTAGSLKRHELIHTGNMQYSCDKCCKSFFYKATYEYHQRIHSGERPFGCDVCGKTFIIRQALKSHKLQHSGEKPHECEQCGKAFRIYTNYLRHLRIHTGEKPYECEVCGMRFRQLGHVKFHMQVHTKERPYPCSSCGLGFSDSRLLKRHICSEKYEKIPENELEMS; from the exons ATGCCAGAGCACTGTGCGGCGTATTGCTGTTCAAATCGGCGGACTGATGCGAACAGGGGTCGGGGGATtacttttcacaa gtttcccaaagacaaagaaatgaggACGAAGTGGGAACTTGCTTTGAGGAGGGAAGAGTTCACAGCAAGCGAGGCATCCGTGATTTGCAGTGAGCATTTTAAGCCGAAAGAGTTCGACAGGACGGGACAGATTGTCCGACTCCGAGATGGTGTTGTTCCCTCCGTCTTCAGCTTCTCGGTTGACCTCCAAAAa GAGTCTGTGCCTGAGAGCGTTAAAGTGAAATTGTCAGCAAACGAAGCGTTTTGTTCAGAAACAAAGTCCATCTTAGAGACGCTCATGAAGACGGCGGTCGATGTTCTGACGGAAAAATCCGCCACAATGAAGCAGAATCCGAAAAGTAAG TCAGATTTtgaaagcattttaaaaatgttgGCTCTGGAGGCGACCAGGAAGATCGGCTGCATTTTCTCCCAGCTGTCATCGCTGCTGCTAGCTGAAAACCTCACTCTGACGGCCCGAGTGGGACAGCTGGAGACTGAGCTAAAGGCCACGACCGAAAGCTGTGAAAATGCCAAAATGTGGAGGGAAAATGTCCTGAGCGGCTGCCCTGTGCTGTTCAAGCAGAGCGGGATGATCTTCACTCTGAAGCCATGCGGGAGGTTTGAGATGAAGATGGATAATCCATCACAGGGAGGCTCGGATTCCTCACCTGCTGATGCTCAGGTGGAGGCAGGGCATGACTCTg ATGGTGGCGAGATGATGATAGAAGTGACCTCATCAGCTGAACAAG ACACGGCAGTGGATCTCACCACCACCAAACCCAAAAACGCTCAGGAAGCAGAGGTCAGGAGTAATGCGAAGGTGTTTGCATGTGAGGTCTGTAACAAGAGCTTCAACCGGCAGTTTCACCTGAGGAAGCACATGAACACGCACAAAGAACAGAGGCCCTTTTCCTGTGACCAGTGCCCCAGAAAATTCAGGAACACGGCGACCTTCGAGTACCATCTACTGCGTCACGAAGAGCTGAAGTACGCCACCTTCGAGTGCCAGCTCTGCGAGAAGTCGTTCAAAACAAAAAGGTGCCTGAAGACTCATCAGCTCGTGCACACGGACACGCGGCCGTTCGTCTGCTCCACCTGTGGGAAGGGcttcaaaaccaaacacagcctgCAGGCTCATCAGGTCGTGCACGCGGTTGAAAAGCCGCACAAGTGCTCGCAGTGCTGGGAGAGTTTCAGGTACGCCATCACGCTGCAGTGCCACCAGAGCGTCCACACCGGGGAGAACCCGTACAAATGCGCCGTGTGCGGCAAAGCTTTCACGCGGCGGCGTTCGCTCAGGACGCACCAGGCGGTCCACAGAGGGAAAGTGTACACGTGTGAGACGTGCGGCGCCGGCTTCACCCTCCAGCAGAACCTGAGGAGACACATCCGTATTCACACGGGGGAAAAGCCGTTCGCCTGTAAAGTCTGCGGGAAAAGCTTCATGCAGGACAACAGGCTGAAGGCGCACATGCTCCTCCACGGAGCCACGAAGGCGTTCATGTGCGACCTGTGCGGGAAGACTTTCCTCTACAACTGCCAGCTGAAGAAACATCAGGCCGTAACTCACGACGACAACAACGAGCCGGGCGTTAAGAGGCGAACTCGAGAGCGAGGAAACCGCCGGGTCGTCTATCGGCGGGACAAAACGACCGTAAACATGACGCCGTTCGGCTGCAGGACGTGTCACAAAGGCTTCAACACCGCGGGCTCCCTGAAGAGACACGAGCTCATCCACACGGGTAACATGCAGTACAGCTGCGACAAGTGCTGCAAGTCGTTTTTCTACAAAGCCACCTACGAATACCACCAGCGGATCCACTCGGGAGAGCGGCCGTTCGGCTGCGACGTGTGCGGGAAGACGTTCATCATCCGTCAGGCTCTCAAGTCCCACAAGCTTCAACACTCTGGGGAGAAACCGCACGAGTGCGAGCAGTGCGGCAAAGCTTTCAGGATCTACACGAACTACCTGAGACACCTCCGGATCCACACGGGGGAGAAGCCCTACGAGTGCGAGGTTTGCGGCATGCGGTTCAGGCAGCTCGGACACGTCAAGTTTCACATGCAGGTCCACACGAAAGAAAGACCGTATCCCTGCAGCAGCTGCGGACTCGGATTCTCCGACTCCAGGCTGCTGAAGAGACACATCTGTAGTGAGAAATATGAAAAGATCCCGGAGAACGAACTGGAAATGTCTTGA
- the LOC142388110 gene encoding uncharacterized protein LOC142388110: MEARFGSEVASIVEVAIQATVSVFRDVWAKEAPHTDWEEAKLGEIQEIEKCLVVQIHNVFTEFCSELCEENEALRAKVEQLEDVLQRKAGQLEHELEARVGQLGKDMEQLEKELKTISEGSTKTQEDSTQSILLDESETGGPVSTDEVEQNCDEKEPSPNSPPVPIGSTEVVHCSLALPVTVSTPAAAPVVFVGRVPSAPAVLLVAAGQAVAQPSASLSSLPETTAAPPGSTPQKAASPDSSPVSGLDSEQEKTIQKSLEEETLRKTRHTRRATNKTERVSPDNAPEDKQTRMDERPGRILRKRESQTGKRFFCEHCDVGFHWKGDLKKHVKTHKKPFPCEQCGRSFLEKSSLENHLLRHKSSKVPLPFPCPQCKRSFRREPSLQNHLKRHQKSKPPKPFACDQCGKTFRIRPSLENHLLRHEKWKQMLKCQLCDKTCKTSVQLRCHMAVHSEERPFSCATCGKEFKSKDTLRFHQMVHTNAKKYKCTMCEESFKYAHSLTVHKRKHTGDSPFVCDVCNRSYRTGTALKRHKVVHTGEKPFTCHICGARFNLNNNLKRHLRIHTGEKPFTCQECGKSFSDNNKLKSHMLIHGARKPFMCDLCGKTFLFNCRLQIHQRYVHADKNQESDGTHGLFQTRRQNKSLVKPFSCKICLKGFSAACSLKLHERGHSEHKEFNCSICGKAFHNKYSFSYHQRSHSGEKPFVCDVCGKRFFHAASLKQHERIHTGEKPYKCDQCGKAFRTDGNFYRHVRIHTGEKPFECMYCHKKFHQSNQLKSHLQIHTGQKLYSCQQCGRGFSDSRQLKKHSCDGS; this comes from the exons ATGGAGGCGCGCTTCGGCAGCGAAGTGGCGTCGATTGTGGAAGTCGCCATCCAGGCGACCGTGTCTGTTTTCAGGGACGTGTGGGCTAAAGAGGCGCCACACACGGACTGGGAAGAGGCGAAGCTCGGCGAAATCCAGGAAATAGAGAAGTGCCTGGTGGTTCAGATCCACAACGTTTTCACGGAGTTCTGCTCGGAGCTGTGCGAGGAGAACGAGGCTCTGCGGGCCAAAGTGGAGCAGCTGGAGGATGTGCTGCAGAGGAAAGCCGGGCAGCTGGAGCACGAGCTGGAGGCCAGAGTGGGGCAGCTGGGCAAGGACATGGAGCAgctggagaaggagctgaagacCATCAGTGAGGGCAGCACCAAGACGCAGGAAGACTCGACCCAGAGCATTCTGCTGGACgaatcagagacag gAGGACCGGTCTCAACGGATGAGGTGGAGCAAAACTGTGACGAGAAGGAACCCAGCCCGAACTCTCCTCCAGTACCGATAGGAAGCACCGAGGTGGTCCACTGCTCGCTGGCTCTCCCTGTTACCGTCTCTACACCCGCAGCCGCCCCGGTGGTGTTTGTGGGCAGAGTTCCCTCCGCTCCCGCGGTGCTGTTGGTGGCTGCCGGTCAGGCCGTCGCCCAGCCATCGGCGTCTTTGTCGAGCCTCCCTGAAACAACGGCAGCCCCCCCTGGGTCTACGCCTCAAAAAGCCGCCAGTCCAGACTCGAGCCCTGTCAGTGGTCTCGACTCAGAACAAGAGAAG ACGATACAGAAATCTTTGGAGGAGGAAACCTTGCGGAAAACGAGACATACAAGGAGGGCGACGAATAAAACTGAAAGAG TGTCCCCTGATAACGCCCCCGAGGATAAACAAACCAGAATGGACGAAAGGCCGGGCAGAATTCTACGAAAGAGAGAGTCTCAGACCGGGAAGCGGTTCTTCTGTGAGCACTGTGACGTTGGTTTTCATTGGAAAGGTGACCTGAAGAAACACGTGAAGACCCACAAGAAGCCGTTTCCTTGTGAGCAGTGCGGCCGAAGTTTCCTCGAAAAGAGCTCCCTTGAAAATCACCTTTTGCGGCACAAGTCGAGCAAAGTGCCGCTGCCGTTCCCGTGTCCTCAGTGCAAGAGATCGTTCAGAAGAGAGCCGTCGCTTCAGAATCACCTCAAACGCCACCAGAAGTCCAAACCGCCGAAGCCGTTCGCCTGCGATCAGTGcgggaaaacattcaggattCGTCCGTCTCTGGAAAACCACCTGCTGCGCCACGAGAAGTGGAAGCAGATGCTGAAGTGCCAGCTCTGCGACAAGACCTGCAAGACGTCGGTCCAGCTGAGGTGCCACATGGCGGTGCATTCGGAGGAACGCCCGTTCAGCTGCGCCACCTGCGGGAAAGAGTTCAAGAGCAAAGACACCCTTCGCTTCCACCAGATGGTTCACACCAACGCCAAGAAATACAAGTGCACAATGTGTGAGGAGTCCTTCAAATACGCCCACTCCCTGACCGTGCACAAGAGGAAGCACACGGGCGACAGCCCGTTCGTGTGCGACGTGTGCAACAGGTCGTACAGGACGGGCACCGCTCTGAAACGCCACAAGGTGGTCCACACGGGCGAGAAGCCTTTCACGTGTCACATATGCGGAGCGAGGTTCAACCTCAACAACAACCTGAAAAGGCATCTTCGAATTCACACGGGAGAGAAGCCGTTCACCTGCCAGGAATGCGGCAAGAGCTTCTCCGACAACAACAAGCTGAAGTCCCACATGCTCATCCACGGCGCGCGAAAGCCCTTCATGTGCGACCTCTGCGGGAAGACCTTCCTCTTCAACTGCAGGCTGCAGATACATCAGAGGTACGTGCACGCCGACAAGAACCAGGAATCGGACGGCACGCACGGCCTGTTCCAGACCAGGCGGCAAAACAAGTCGCTGGTCAAACCGTTCAGCTGCAAAATATGTCTGAAGGGCTTCAGCGCCGCGTGCTCCCTCAAGCTCCACGAGAGAGGCCACAGCGAGCACAAGGAGTTCAACTGCAGCATATGCGGGAAGGCCTTCCACAACAAATACTCCTTCAGCTACCATCAGCGGAGTCACTCGGGGGAGAAGCCGTTTGTGTGCGACGTGTGCGGGAAGAGGTTCTTCCACGCCGCCAGTTTGAAGCAGCACGAGCGCATTCACACGGGGGAAAAGCCGTACAAATGCGACCAGTGCGGAAAGGCCTTCAGAACGGACGGGAACTTCTACAGACACGTGCGGATCCACACCGGGGAGAAACCGTTCGAATGTATGTACTGTCACAAGAAGttccaccagtccaatcagctcAAGTCCCACCTGCAGATCCACACCGGGCAGAAGCTCTACTCGTGTCAGCAGTGCGGCCGCGGCTTCTCGGATTCGAGGCAGCTAAAGAAGCACAGCTGTGACGGCTCGTAG